The following is a genomic window from Crossiella equi.
CGGCGTGGCGGGCTTGCCCGTGGTGGTGCGGCGGACCGACGGGTCGAAGCCCTGGAGGGCCGAGTCGACCTCGGGACCGTGCTCGTGCCCAGCCTTGTCCGGGCTGCCGGTCGCGCCCGCCGGGAGGCGGCCGAAAGCCTTGTACCCCAGGGCTTTCCACTCGGGCAGGAACGTGGTCGCGGGGTAGGCCGGGGAGCCGCCGCCGACCAGCCCCGGGTCGCCGTCCAGGCGGAGCTGGTCCGGGCCCGCCGCGGGTGAGGGGAGAGGGGTCCGTCGGTCAGCGACAGAGCACATCACTGACACCGTGCGTGTGCACGGCGAGCAACACCAGCTCGAAGGCCGACGCGTTCACCCGGCCGAGGGACAACACGGGCTGAACCTCACGCGGTTCGGCGACGGTTCCGCGGTCGGCCCAGAACGCGGGACGACTCGATCGGGCGGTAACGGCCGCGACACGCGAACGATGATCGGGTTCGGCCTCCGTGCGGCGCAGGATCGAGGCATGTCGCCACGCCGCCGCTGGACCCGCCGCCTGGTGCAGGCCGCCGTCCTGGGCCTGCTCGCCGCCGACACCGCACGGCTGCGCCGCCGCCTGGCCGCCCTGCCGGTGCTGCGCGAACAGATCCGCCCGGCCCCACCGGCCGGGGTGGCCGTGGCCGACGGCGTGGTGGTGGACGCGGCCACCCGCGCCGCCGCGCACGCCCACCGCGAACGCGAGGGCCTGGCCGCGGTCGACCTGGTGCCCGGCGACCTGCCGGTGGCCCAGGCCATGGACCTGCTGCGCGAGCTGGACCCGGCCGCCTACCGCGCCGACCGCCTGGCCCCCGGTCGTTCGGCCGGGCACGCGCTGGCCGCCGACCCCGAGCTGCTGGCCCGCGTCGGCGTGCCGGAGCGGCCGACGGCCCCGGACCTGGCCGAGGCGGTGCGCGAGGTCAAGCTGCACGCCCCCGTCGACACCGGGCTCGCGGTGGCGCCGACGCTGACCAGCCCGGAGGCGGTGCACCGGCAGGACGCGGCCGTGCAGTACGCCACCCACGGCGCCGCCCTGGACCAGCAGCTCGTGCTGCGGGCCTGCGTGCTGCTCGGGCTGGCCGCCACCGCGCTGACCGGGCGACGCTGGGCGCTGGGCCTGCTGCTGGCCTGGTCCGCGCAGCCGCTGGCGGTGTTCGCCGATAGCCGGTCGGTGCGGCCCGCCGACCTGCTGCGCGCCAGCCTCACCCGGGCGGTGGCCGAGCCCGCGCGCCTGGTCCGGCTGGCCCGGGGCACCGCGGCGGCACGGGCCACGCGGGCGCACGCGATCGCCGAGAGCAGGCTCGGCTACACCGAGGACGTGGCCGCCGGGCTGGACCGCTTCGCGCGGCCCCGCCGCGCGGACTGCCCGTGGTGCGGGGGCCGCTCGCTGCGGCCCCGGCTGGTCACCGGGGACCTGCACCTGCACAAGCCCGGCACCTTCCACGTGGAGGAGTGCACCGGCTGCGGGCACGTCTTCCAGAACCCCCGGCTCACCGGCCAGGGCCTGGAGTTCCACTACCGGGACTGCTACGACGGCCTCAACGAGCACAACGTGCAGGGCCTGTTCGCGCTGCGCCGCGAGTACTACCTGCGCCAGGCCAGGTCGCTGGTACGGCACGGCAAGCCGGAGCGGTGGCTGGACGTGGGCACCGGGCACGCGCACTTCTGCGAGCAGGCCAAGGAAGTCTGGCCGCAGACCGTCTTCGACGGCCTGGACATGTCCAGCGGGGTCGAGGCGGCGGCCCGGCGCGGCCGGGTGGCGCACGCCTACCGGGGCACCTTCCCGGAGCTGGCGCCGGAGCTGGCCTCCTCCTACGACGCGGTCAGCATGTTCCACTACCTGGAGCACAGCACCGACCCGGTGGCCGAGCTGCTGGCCGCGCGCACCGCGCTGCGCCCCGGCGGGCACCTGGTGGTGGAGGTGCCCGACCCGGAGTGCCGGTACAGCACGCTGCTCGGCCGGTACTGGGGCGGCTGGGTGCAGCCGCAGCACCTGCACTTCGTCCCGTTGCGCAACCTGCGCGCCAAGCTCGGCGAGCTCGGCTTCACCGTGGTCGGCACCCAGCGCCGCGAGGCCGGGGCCCCGGACCTCACCGTGGCGGCGTGGCTGCTGCTCAACGACCTGGCCCCGCGCACCGACCAGCCCTGGCACCGGGCGGCGGGCCCGTGGTCGCGCCTGGGCCGGGTGGCGGTGTTCACCGCGGGCGCCCCGCTGCTGCTGGCCGCGGCGGTGGCCGACCGGGTGCTGGAACCGGTGTCGGAGGGCCTGCGCCTGTGCAACGCCTACCGCGTGATCGCGCGAAAGGACTGAGCCCGCGCCATGGACACAGTGGACAGACGAGCGGCCTACGCCGAGGAGATGTCCCGGGGCGTGGCCCGCTTCTTCCAGGCCCGCAGGCCGGACTGCCCGTGGTGCGGCGGCACCCGGCTGACCCCGCGCCTGGTCACCCCAGACCTGGTCCAGCGCAAACCGGGCGTCTTCCGCCTGGACCGCTGCGCCTCCTGCGGCCACGTCTTCCAGAACCCGGCCCTGTCCGAGGCGGGCCTGGCCTTCTACTACCGCGACTTCTACGACGGCCTGGGCGAGGAGGTGATGGACCGGGTCTTCGCGGTGCAGACGGCCTGCTACCGCGCCCGCGCCCGCCTGGTGGTCCCGCACGCCCACCCGGTGGAATGGCTGGACGTGGGCTGCGGCCACGGCCACTTCTGCCACACCGCGGCCCAGGTCCTGCCACGCACCACCTTCGACGGCCTGGACTTCGGCGCGGGCGTGGACCTGGCCCGCGCCAGGGGCTGGATCCGCAAGGCCTACCGGGGCGAGTTCCGCGCCCTGGCCCCGGAGCTGGCGGGCCGCTACGACGTGGTGAGCATGCACCACTACCTGGAACACAGCCCGGACCCGCTGGCCGAGATCGAGGCGGCCCACGCGGTGCTGCGCCCGGGCGGCCTGCTCCTGGTCGAGCTGCCGGACCCGGAGTCCCCGTGGGCCCGCCTGACCGGCCGCTACTGGCCGGGCTGGCTCCAGCCCCAGCACCTGCACCTGCCGCTGCGCACGAACCTCTGCCGCGCCCTGGAGGCCAGGGGCTACACGGTCCTGCACGACGGCCCGGACGACCCGGCCGTCTCCCCGGGCCTGACCGCCGCGCTGCTGCAGTACCTGGCCGCCCTCACCCCGCCCCCGCCCTTCCCCTGGCTGCCGCCCCAGACCGAACGCCACCGCCGCACCCGGGCACTGCTCACGGCCGCCAGCACCCCCCTGGTGGTGGCCACGGCAGGGCTGTCCTGGCTGCTCACGCCGCTGACCCGCCGGTGGGGGCTGCACAGCAACTTCCAGATCCTGGCCCGCGCCGACAGCCGGTCCTGACCAGGCGACCGCCGCACACCCGCCCCGCCCGTTGATCCGCTCCACGGAACCGCCCGATCGGGCGACTTCTCCAGCTGCGGTGCCACCCTGGCACAGGGCTGACTGGACCCATGCGAACCGCGCTCTCCCCCGCGACACCCGTCCCCGGAACAGGGAAGAGCCGCTGTGCTTCCCCTCGGAACACCCCGAAGCACAGCGGCTCTTTTCCCCAGGACCCAGCGAACCGCGGTGTCGGTCACGGTCGCTGTGCTTGCGGGATCGCCGCGAATGGAGGGAACCCCCAGGTACCCCTCATTCGTCCCGCTGTCCACTCAGGGTTGTCCGCTCGAGCGGATGACCTGACTGCGTTAGCGTACGCTCTCCGCCTGGCGGGTTGTCAACCCTGGCGGACACGTGAACAATCGGGATGTACTCCTGATTCGCCATGGCGGACGAACAACCGGTGCCACCCGGCGCCACCATCCAGTCCCCACCGCCACCGACTTGAGGACGCGTTCGTGACGGATCCCGGCCAGACCGAAGGGCCCCAGCCCGGCGAGGTCCTGCCCGCCGAGGGCCATGACCCCGCGGAGGGCCAGCTCGCGCGCAAGATCAACCACTTGATCGCGACGCTGTACCCGGACAAGCGCACGCGCCCCGGCTTCGCCAAGCTGGCGCAGGAGATCCGCGAGAAGACCCAGTCGTCGATCTCCAACACCTACCTGTGGGAGCTGGCCACCGGGAAGAAGCGCAACCTCACCCAGGGCACGCTCGCCACGCTCGCGGAGTTCTTCGGCGTGCCCAGCGAGTACTTCCTCAACGACGAGGTCGCCGCGCGCATCGACACCCAGCTGGAGCTGGCCTTGGCCCTGCGCAACCAGAAGGTGCGCTCCATCGCGCTGCGCGCCGAGGGCCTGTCCGACGCCACCCTCGACTCGATCCTGACCATGCTCACCCAGGCCCGCAAGATCGAGCGGCTGCCGCCGCTGGACAGGTCAGCCGAGCAGCGACCAAAATCAGACGGGTAACCGCCCGGCATGAGGCACGACTGCTCGTTCCGCAGGTGTCCCATCGGAAAATATGGCGAGGCGATGACCACACGGCAGATCCGCAAGAGATGCCAGGCGCTGGTCGACGGACTGACACTGCCCGTGCCCTTCACGGTCGACGCGCTCCTGGACGGGCTCGCCGCACAGCGCGGCCGCCCCATCGAGCTGCTCGCCCTGCCGCCCGGCATGGTCGTCAACGCCTGCGGCCTGTGGATCGCCACCGACACCCACGACGAGATCTACGTCGAGGAGAAGACCACCGCGCTCCACCGGGAGCACATCATCCTGCACGAGATCGGGCACATCCTCTGCGACCACGAGTCCTCGGAGGAGGGCGGCCAGGTGTCGCTGGCCAAGTTCCTGCCCGACCTGAGCCCGGAACTGATCGAACGGCTGCTCGCGCGCACCAACTACACCAGTGAGCAGGAGCAGGAGGCCGAGCTCGTGGCCAGCCTGATCCGCACGGCAGCCGGAACGCGCACCGCCGCCTCCACCTCGGGTGGGGCGTTGGGGGAGCTGGAAGCAGCACTGGGGATCCGCAGCAAGGGGCGTGGAGACAATTTCGGTCTATGAGCTGGGCACGCAGATCCAGCTGTGGGGCGTACTCGCGATGTGGGTGGTCATCATCCTGCGGGTGCCCGCGGCACGGCGGTCCCGGCAGCAGCGCATGTTGCTGCTCGCCGTCGTCGGCATGGCCGGGTCCATCACCATCTACCTCGCGCCGGTGCTGTCGGCGCTGAACGCGTTGCCGGGCATCGTGGTCCAGGGCTGCGGCCTGTTCACCAACCTGTGGGGCGTGTTCAGCTCCGCGCTGGTGCTGGACTTCGTGCTCGCCGCCCTCGGTGTGCGCCGCGCCGGGCTCGTCTACGGCGGCACCGCCGCGGTGCTGGTCACCCTGGTGGCCTTGAACCTCACCGTGTTCCCCAACGACGAGGGCTGCGTCACCACCAACCAGGCCCAGTGGTACTCGGTGTTCTGGTGGCTCATCATCGCCAGCCACCTCGTCGCCAAGATCCCGTGTGTGCTGCTGTGCCTGCGCTACGCGCGGGCGGGCCAGGACCCGGCCGTGCGCATCGGCCTGGGCCTGTTCGCCGCCGCGTTCGCCGTCTCCGCGTTCTTCTGGCTCACCATGCTGTACGTGCTGCTCACCGGCGCGCGCTGGATCGGCCAGTACTCCGCCCTCAACATCGGCCTCACCGCGGTGCTGATGGCCATGGGCGCGGCCCTGCCGCTGGTCCTGGACGCCGGGCGCATGTTCGGCAACATGCGGGCGCTGTGGCGGCTGTGGCCGCTGTGGCACGACCTGGTCGACGACGTGCCGCACGTGGCGCTGTCCCGCCCGCGCCACCGCGTGCTCGACCTCGTCGGCACCCCGCACTCCACCTACCTGAAGCTGTACCGGCGGGTCATCGAGATCCGCGACGCCATGCTCATCCTGCGCGACTACGTCTCCCCGGACACCGTGGTCCGCGCCCGCGCGCACGTCACCGCCAACGGGGTGCCCGCCGAGCAGCAGCAGGCCGCGGTCACCGCGTGCTGGCTGGCCGCGGCCCGGCGCGCCAAGCACCACGGCGCCGCCCCCGACCCCAACCCGCTGGACTTCACCGAGCTGCCCGGTGACGGCCTGCCCGACGAGATCGACTTCCTGCTCGCCGTGGCGCACGCGCGCAGCCAGCCGTGGGTCGCTACGTTCGACTTGGCCGACAAGGACGAGCACGCCAGGAACCGGTGATGACGAGGTACCAGGACAGCGCCCTCAGCAAGGACTCCGCCACCGAGCACACGCGGCTCACCGGCATCCAGAACGCCGCCGACCAGGGCACCATCCGCACGCTGGAGTCACTGGGCCTCGGCGAGGACTGGGACTGCCTCGACCTCGGCGCGGGCGCGGGCTCCATCGCGCGCTGGCTCACCGAGCGCTGTCCACAGGGGACGGTGGTGGCCAACGACATCGACACCCGCTACCTCACCGACCTCGACGGCCTGGGCGCGCAGGTGCACGAGGCCGACCTCACCGACCCGGCCTACTCCCCCGGGCGGCGCTTCGACCTGGTGCACGCCCGCTACGT
Proteins encoded in this region:
- a CDS encoding class I SAM-dependent methyltransferase; translated protein: MDTVDRRAAYAEEMSRGVARFFQARRPDCPWCGGTRLTPRLVTPDLVQRKPGVFRLDRCASCGHVFQNPALSEAGLAFYYRDFYDGLGEEVMDRVFAVQTACYRARARLVVPHAHPVEWLDVGCGHGHFCHTAAQVLPRTTFDGLDFGAGVDLARARGWIRKAYRGEFRALAPELAGRYDVVSMHHYLEHSPDPLAEIEAAHAVLRPGGLLLVELPDPESPWARLTGRYWPGWLQPQHLHLPLRTNLCRALEARGYTVLHDGPDDPAVSPGLTAALLQYLAALTPPPPFPWLPPQTERHRRTRALLTAASTPLVVATAGLSWLLTPLTRRWGLHSNFQILARADSRS
- a CDS encoding class I SAM-dependent methyltransferase → MSPRRRWTRRLVQAAVLGLLAADTARLRRRLAALPVLREQIRPAPPAGVAVADGVVVDAATRAAAHAHREREGLAAVDLVPGDLPVAQAMDLLRELDPAAYRADRLAPGRSAGHALAADPELLARVGVPERPTAPDLAEAVREVKLHAPVDTGLAVAPTLTSPEAVHRQDAAVQYATHGAALDQQLVLRACVLLGLAATALTGRRWALGLLLAWSAQPLAVFADSRSVRPADLLRASLTRAVAEPARLVRLARGTAAARATRAHAIAESRLGYTEDVAAGLDRFARPRRADCPWCGGRSLRPRLVTGDLHLHKPGTFHVEECTGCGHVFQNPRLTGQGLEFHYRDCYDGLNEHNVQGLFALRREYYLRQARSLVRHGKPERWLDVGTGHAHFCEQAKEVWPQTVFDGLDMSSGVEAAARRGRVAHAYRGTFPELAPELASSYDAVSMFHYLEHSTDPVAELLAARTALRPGGHLVVEVPDPECRYSTLLGRYWGGWVQPQHLHFVPLRNLRAKLGELGFTVVGTQRREAGAPDLTVAAWLLLNDLAPRTDQPWHRAAGPWSRLGRVAVFTAGAPLLLAAAVADRVLEPVSEGLRLCNAYRVIARKD
- a CDS encoding MAB_1171c family putative transporter encodes the protein METISVYELGTQIQLWGVLAMWVVIILRVPAARRSRQQRMLLLAVVGMAGSITIYLAPVLSALNALPGIVVQGCGLFTNLWGVFSSALVLDFVLAALGVRRAGLVYGGTAAVLVTLVALNLTVFPNDEGCVTTNQAQWYSVFWWLIIASHLVAKIPCVLLCLRYARAGQDPAVRIGLGLFAAAFAVSAFFWLTMLYVLLTGARWIGQYSALNIGLTAVLMAMGAALPLVLDAGRMFGNMRALWRLWPLWHDLVDDVPHVALSRPRHRVLDLVGTPHSTYLKLYRRVIEIRDAMLILRDYVSPDTVVRARAHVTANGVPAEQQQAAVTACWLAAARRAKHHGAAPDPNPLDFTELPGDGLPDEIDFLLAVAHARSQPWVATFDLADKDEHARNR